The genomic DNA TAGATAATTTCACAACTGGAGCAAAAATTACTGTATATAATTTTCAAATTGAAATAGGCAATAAAGCTACCGACTGGACACCAGCACCTGAAGATCAAGTAACAACTGATGAATTCACCAAGAAAACAACTGAGATTGAAAAAAGTGTGGAGGGAGTTACCTCTACTGTATCAACTGTTCAAAAAAATCAAGGTACAATGCAATCAACACTTAATAAAGTAGAACAGTCCACAAACTCAAATTCTCAAAGTATTACATCATTATCGCAAACACAAGGGCAACAAGGGGCGATTATTCAACAAAACACGAGTGATATCACACAGTTGAATAATCAGATGAAATCTAAAGTGTCGGATACACAAATGCAGGAATATGTAGGTGGGTTAGGAAGCACGAACTTACTATTTAATGCTGCATTTGAAGACCGAGTAATAAACGCTTCCACAGGAGCTGTAACAAATACAACCCCAAGTACAACGAAATGGAGCATTGTAGGTACAGGTTCAGGGATTACTATAGTTCCTGAGAGTGCTAGACATCATGAAGGTTACAATTCTGTCAAAATTACAGCTACAGGTCAAACTTCTAGTAAGTGGTCTGGTATCATGCAACGTGTCCCAGCTGTACAAAATGGCGGTGATTATGTATTCTCCGCTTGGGTATACGTTCAGGATAAGAATACACTTGATAATGGTGGAGCGATTAAACTTCAATTCTTTAATGGGGCAAATGCAGTTTCAACATTTGTACAAACCGAGTTTAAAGATTTATTAGTCAACAATTCTTGGGTACTAGTATCTGTTAAAATTACTTCTCCTAACGTAGCGGTAACGCATTTACAAGGTGATATATGGGTTAGACAGAACGGTACAATTTGGGTATCTCAACCCCAATTACAACAAGGATCTACTCGTTCTACATTCATGGAGAACCCAAAAGATTACGCCAACTATGACCAGCTTGTTGGTGAGATTGCTAAAAAAGTAGCTACTAGTGATTTTAACAATAAAGTCACTCAAATGGAGACTACAATCAATCAGCAATCTAATCGTATTGACTTAAAAGCAGAAGCTACAAATGTTTACACGAAAACAGAAGCGGACGGTACATTTGGAAGCAAAGCTATTGTAGAATCTCATAGTTCTCAGTTATCTGTAATGAGTAATGAAATTAGTACAAGAATTAAAGCTGGTGAAATAGCTTCCGCAATTAACCAAACAGCTCAAGCTGTATTAATTCAGGCTAGGAAGATTTATCTTGACGGATACATTGAAGCAAAACACTTAAGAGCTCAAGAATTAGTAGGGATTACTATCAAAACAGCACCACAGGGTTCTAATAATAACCACATCCGCTTAAATGCACAGGACATGACTTTGTATGGAAGTGGCGCTAATCGTGCTTATTTGGGATTTATGGAGACGCCAAATGGAAGTATTCAACCTTCACTCGTCCTTGGTTCTGACAATATTAAATACAGGGGTACAGGATCGTTTTATATTTATCAAGTCATGCCGCGAATTAATGGAGTCGATCAACCTTCTAAAGCGTATGCAAAATTTGGGGTTTCTAAAGGAGAAAATGCAGAAGGAACTAATATTTGGTCAAATTATATTCAAATGCAGAATGACGGTGGACATCTGAGCGTATATTCAGATGGACAATTTCGTTTTCAAAACTTGAATGATATTATTTTTGAATCTGAAGGATGGGCTCCAGGATATGGTTACTTCTCTGTAACTACAACTGAACCGCATATTTTTAACAATAACAAGGGACAGTTTACTTTCAAAAGAAAAGGCAGTGACTATAAAATACATTTCATAAACGGCGCCACCGATCATGATTTAATCATGGGTAATGCAATGATAAGATCAAGTTTTGTACAAGGTTATAACAATGGCTTGCAGATTAAAGATATGATGGGCCAAGGATGGAAAGATATAGAATTAAGAACACTACGAGCGCAAGAGAATGTAAATGCCAATGGTCAAATGTGGGCGAAAGCATTTAACCCTACGTCAGCTAGAAATATGAAAGAAAATATAAAAGATATTCCTTTCTCAGCTCTTGATAAAATCATGAACTTAGCTATCAAACAGTACAATTTCAAGGACGATATGTATGATCTGTATCAAATGCGTGTGAACAAGCCAGAAGAAAAAACAGAACCATATACAACTAAAGAAATTGAAACGTATTTCGGTATGATTGCAGACGATACGGATGCTATATTTACAGATAAAGAGAAACGGGCCATTAATTTATATAATACTGTTTCAATCTTTATTGCAGCTTTCCAACAGCAGTATCATCAATTTAACGAAGAGTTAACTACTGTTAAAAGTGAGAATAAACAACTAAAAGAGCAAGTTGCAACACTAACAAACGATGTGTCTACATTAAAAGAATTAGTACAAAAATTAATAAACGTGAAACCAGAGCAGCCATAAGCTGGTCTTTTTTTATTATCTAAAAAAGGAGAGGAAAAGATGGATCGTATTGATGTATTATTAAAAACCTTTATTGCCACTTTTGGTGGCTTCTGTGGGTATTTCTTGGGAGGATGGGATGCAACATTGAAAGTTCTAGTAATCATGGCAGCTATCGACTATATCACAGGAGTAGTCGCAGCAGGATACAACGGAGAGCTAAAAAGTAAAGTTGGTTTCAAAGGCATCGCCAAAAAGGTGGTGCTTTTTCTTTTGGTTGGAGTGGCGACCCAGCTAGATGTGGCACTTGGAAGTAATAGTGCTATTCGAGAAGCAACAATTTTCTTCTTTATGGGTAATGAATTACTTTCACTTTTAGAAAATGCTGGTCGAATGGGTATTCCGTTGCCACAAGCTTTGACAAATGCAGTTGAAATTTTAGGTGGTAAACAAAAACAAGAAGAGAAAAAGGGAGATGTTCAATAATGGAAATCAGAAAAAATTTAGTTGATGCAAGCAAATATGGTACTAAGTGTCCTTATACAATGAATCCAGAATTCATTACTGTCCACAATACCTATAACGATGCTACAGCAAATAACGAAGTGGCTTATATGATTCGTAATGACAACCAAGTATCGTTTCATATTGCGGTAGACGATAAAGAAGCTATACAAGGTATTCCTTTAGAGCGTAACGCTTGGCATTGTGGTGATGGTGGTGGTAACGGAAATCGTAAATCTATTGGAGTTGAAATTTGTTACTCTTTAAGTGGTGGAGATCGATATTATAAAGCTGAAGATAATGCAGCTATCGTTGTAGCTCAATTAATGAAACAGTACAACATTCCAATCAGTAAAGTTCGTACACATCAATCATGGAGTGGAAAGTATTGTCCTCATCGTATGTTAGCAGAAGGACGTTGGAATAGCTTTATTGAAAGAGTCCAAAATGCATATAACGGTGGAGGTAATAATGTACCCCAAACTCCTATTCCACCGTCATCTAGTGGGACAGGTATTGCATATATTGAGGGGAATAATGTTAACCTTCGTAAAGGACCTGGTACTGGATACGGGGTTATTCGTCAATTAGGGAAAGGAGAATGCTACCAAGTATGGGGTGAGTTAAATGGGTGGCTAAACTTAGGTGGCGATCAGTGGGTATATAATGATTCATCATACATTCGTTATACAGGAGAAAATGCACCAGCACCTTCTAAACCTTCAAATGATGGCATTGGTGTAGTAACTATTACTGCTGATGTGTTACGCGTTCGTACTGGTCCAGGAACTAACTATGGCGTCGTGAAAAATGTGTACCAAGGTGAGAAATATCAAGCGTGGGGATATAGTGACGGTTGGTATAATGTTGGCGGCGATCAATGGATTTCTGGTGAATATGTGAAGTTTGAAAAGTAAAACATACTATCTAACAGCAAATGAAGCCTATGTGTATGTAAAGTAATTAAAAAGCTGAAAATAATTAGTCAGCTTTTTAATTACTATAATCTAGCATCTATCTAAAAATATTAATTTTCTGAATTTTCAATAAAAATGATTAGATTATACCAACTTAATGATAATGATTAAAGAGACTACTATAGAACCCAAACATTAATAGAAGAAAGACATATACAGGTATTATGAGTTTGAAAATTTTATAAACTCTAAAATCTTATAAAAAGAGGAGCATAAAACATGAGCGAACAATGTCCAATTAATGTACCATGTCAGGTAGCAGGGCAAACCCAAACACCATTAAGTGATGAGACTGCAACACCAATTGTTACTCCAGGAGCACCCATTGTAAAGATTCCAGTTGTATTAGCTGAAAGAACGCTTCAAATTGTTGTAGAGTCCGATATTTCATTAGAGCCTCCAGCAGTTGAAATTAAACGCATATTAAAAAACGTATTTTTAACACAATGTAAGTTAGTGCCTGTAGCATTTGTACCAGTACCAGGTACACCTTACCGACGAGTTACAAGAGCAAAATTATTTGTACAAGGCTATATTCGTAAAAATATTGAATATGCAAATAACGAGTGTAATGGAGTTCTATATGATCGTATTGCAAATGTTCCATTTTCTGGTTTTGCAGATCTGACAGAAGGTGATTTTCTATCATTAGCTTTAGTAGCTTCTTCTTCGGACACTACTTCTCATTTTATAAATCCTAAAAACGGTGATTTACCACGTCTAGACAAATATTTCTTTGAAAATGCAGTTTTTTATAACGAACAACCTTATTGTGAATTAGTAAGCGCTCAATTTTTTGAATTAGACTTTTCACCTTGTTCTACAGAGCTAAACGAACCATTTGATACGCTTCGTGAAAAAATTGTACTAGATCTTACTTTAAAAGTTTTACAAGTACAACAAGTACAAGTAGCACTATAAAAATAAAAAGAAATTGTCTTTTTAACAAAGACAATTTCTTTTTATTTTTATACAACATATATAATGATGAAATGGGCACATACAAAAAACAAATTTTTTGAATTTCATCAGACGGGGGGATGGTGATGAAAAATCCATGGATTGGTAAGGGAATATGGGATGAAATTTACAAGTATAAAAACCTGAATATACAAGATAATTTACACGAAAAAAGAGGTAAAAAAGAAGAAGTACCACCTGAATTAAAGGAAGAAGGTCAAGCGTCTGGATCACAAATAGGACCTTTAATACGCTCACTGGTGGTCAAAACTCCATTTTCTATTTTTTCAGAAGTAACTAGTTTTAAAATATTTCCAAAAATAAATGTAAAAAATCAAGAAGCATTTGTATTTAGGAATGAAAAAGGTGTAGAAGGGCGTGAATTAGATTGTAAGTTATTAAATACAGTGCAACAATATCATTCGGATAGTTATTGTAAATTAGTTTCTTTAAATCTTCATGAGAAGAGAGTTCATTTTGAATTATATAACAAAAAAAATAAAGGGAATAAAGAAGAGAATAAGGTAGAGGCATCTTCATGGATTCCTATTCACAGTATAATATTAGAGAGTGAAAATGGGGAAGACGTAAATAATTTTATTACAGCGAAACTACCAATAGAAATAGGAAGATATAAAGGTGAAATTAGTTTACGAGAAAAGGTTGTATTTAAAGAAAAAGTCATAGGGATAAAAGAGGTTGAACAGGAGATTATTTTGACAAAAACCGAATTTTTAATACCAAAGGTAAAAAAGAATGGGCAAAATACACTTAAAGTTGAAAAAGGGAGCTTATTGGTAGAAGGGTATATATATCAATGTATTCAATACATATCAGAACAAAGTACACTTCATGATAATGAGCATCAGTTAATACAAAATATTGTATTGGAGTTAATCATTCAAGTAATACAAGAACAAGAAGTACAAGTGCGAATTAAATAAAAATAATTATATTCCCTCGATTAACTGATTATTTTTATTCGTAGTGTATCGATGGGTATTCTTTTGTAAATCATTCAGTGCTGCAAACTAATTGTTAAATGGTATATCCTTGATAAATTCAATTTTACATTGTTACTAAATAGTATGAATCTCCTCTGGTTTATGTTTTAAAAAAGTGCTAACAAGTTTGCAAACGAACTTGCTAACACTTATACAGAATAGACATAAATTATCGCCGATATGTCGTCTTTGAAAATAGCTTTAATCAGTTACATCATACTTATACGAAATGCTCATAAAAACAGTCTTAATATCAAGAATATAATCATCCAGATATTCCTTTACTTTTCAGACGAAAACGAGGGATGATATTGATTTCTACCCCAGAGTTTGCATCAAATAATAAAAAAATACGGTTTGTAAAACTAAAAATGCAACAAGCTACAACCGGCATGAAATGGATTAAGATATTTAGAAATTTAAAAGATGATTTTCAAATAGGTGGAGATTTGGATTTAGACCATATTCTCCAATATCCGAAAGATTATATTGTCGGGGAAAATAAAAGGGTGTTATTTCCATACAATGAAAGAATATATAAAGTCCAAGGTACTAAAATAGAACCAGGTATAAAAGTAAAGGAAAGAGAGTATTTATTTAAAGAATTCCAGCGTAAATTCTCTTATTTCACAATACTTCCAGAATGTAAAAAGGTAGCAACAAATAACAAAAATGAATTATTTCCTTTATTTGCACCAAAAGGATTAGAGACATTAACATTAGAAGTTTGGTCTGAAAATATAGCGCTGGAAATAGAACAAGCATTACTTGATAGCGAAATTGTTTTGACTAAAATTGGTGAAAATTCTTATGTATTGAATACAGATTTCCCAGTATTATTAAAGATTGTGAGATACAATATTGAAAAGGTGTTACAAAATCCATATAAAATGCAATATTGTCAAAAATATAAAACAAATCTTGTAGATGATGTTACGAAAGCTGTCTATGCTACCGCGGGTGAGCGCAGTGATGCGACATTAGCATTAATCGCAATGAAAAATTGTGATGGACGCGAAAAAATTGATCCAAAACAAATCATTAGAGAGGGATTTGCACGAACAAATCGTATTTCAACATTTATTAATTTATTTATAGGCCAAAGTGTATCTCGTAAAACAATTGTAAATAGTGTTTTTAGTCTATTAGAACAAAAAGGATTTTTGAAGCGTAGTTGGAATAAGATAAATTTACCTTGTACATATGTTAATTTATCAATTGAACGAATATCGAAATTTGATTTCTTACCTATTCTTTCAAAAATAAAAGGAAAAGAAATTTTATATAAATTATATGGGAATACAGAGTGGCAAAAGATTGATTACGTATTATTAAATATAAATAAACATAATGCATTTTTATCACAACCATCAAAGAGAAATGATATGGGGGCTCTTTTTAAACAATATGTTTTCGAAACATTAATGGAAATTGTACAATATGCAAAAGAACAAAATGAACAAGTTTACTTCATTGTAGATGCAAATTTGAGAAAATATTGGATAAAAGAGTTACAAAATAAAGAAATTAATACAGATATTTTACCTGATATTGTTCCAGAGGTATTAAAGGTTCCCAACTTAAATATTATTAGAATAAATACAGGTTTTGATGTACCAAGCTACGGTGTAATAGAATGTGATGATGCTCTAGATAGAATAGGCTTATATGCAGATCAAAAAGGGATGTATTATAGCACTGGTGAATATTCACTTAATTGTAGTGAAGTTTTTCAGCGATATATAATTGAAATTCTACCATTAGGTGTAAAACCTGTAGAAAGGGATTATATCGCTAAAATGATACATTACATGTGCTGTAATTCTAGTATGCTTTCGAAAAAGAATGTACACATGACATATTCCGTACATATGGAAAAAGTAATAAAGAGTTATATTACTGACATAGATGCAAGAGAATTTAAAGAATTTGATGATGAATTGGATGTAGATGTAGTAAAAGTAGAAAAGAAAGATTCAATTATTCTACTTTAAATACTAGTAAACAAATCCTGCTCGTTATATCGATCAGGATTTGTCATTTTTTTATGCAAATAAGGATATCATTTGTCAAGTATCTTTTCGTTTACATATTTACTTTATGTGCAGACAGGATTAATATGTTTTTTAGAAATACAAAAACTATACCAAATGGAAAAGCGATTTTTATTAATTGAAAAAATTTGAAAGGAATGGGGAATGGTGAAGAAATTAGATGTGCTCTTAATGCTACTGAGCGTCCTCTTTCCAATTGCAGGACTTACAAAGCAAATCCCTCTAGAACAATCTGTATATATTGGAGGGCTTTTATTTTTTACTAGTTTCGGTAGTTATTTTGCTAAAAAGATGTATTCACGTATATGCAGCTGGATAGCGTATGCGCCATTTATAACATTACTGTTAGTTATTTGGCATCAGGATATTACAACAAGCTCAATCATAGCAAATGCGAAAATTGCTGCATGTGTCGCGTTAATTCCATGTTTATTTCGTTTTCGTACATATGGACTTACTTTGGGATTATTCTCATTATGGGCCGCTTTACTATGGGATATAAAAGAAGTACAGTCGTTAGTCATACTTGAACGCATGACGAGTTTAATGACAAGCCATTATGTATATATATTAATATTAATTGGAGGACTTGTATTAGGAGGATTACTTGCGATGTTCATTCACCGCAAAGAGAAAGATAATAATAAAGAAAATATAAATCTACTTGGACCAAAAAAGAAACGCAAAAGATTATCATTTAAGATTCGTCTTCCGAGATTACCGAAATTAAAGATGAAACTATTTAAGTTTGGTGGGAAAGAATCTAAAAGTAAAATTCCAGAAAAGATACATGAGCATAAGTACGAAGAACCAGTTGCAACATATAAAATGACAGAGAAAATAGATCCATACAAAGAAAATGAAGTTCAAGGTCAAACAAGGATGGAACGCCGAAGAAATAGGTTTAATGCATAATGAAGTTTAATAACCCCGTAATGACTTATCTTAATATTGATAAATCATTACGGTTTTTTTATGTAATTAAATAAAGGTTGCTAATGAGGGGGGGGATAGCATATTTTATAGGTGAGAAGTTAAATAAAATAAGGGGAGGATAAAATGCTTATCATTACATATATATCTGCTTGTATATTATTCTTAGTTAGCTTTTTATATGTATATTGGGGTTTCGGAGGTAATTGGGGGACAAATAGTGTTATACCAACTAAATCAGGGGAAAAGGCGTTTACACCTCGTGCCGGAATGACATTGTTCATTGCATTATTATTAAGTATGGCAGCGATAATTTTGTTGCAACAAGCAAATATTGTTCATTTTGCAGTTCCTAATGTTATTATTCAAGTCGGTTCCTGGATTTGTATGATCGTCTTTTCTATTAGAGTAATTGGTGAGTTTAATTATTTTGGTATCTTTAAACGACAAAAAGATAC from Bacillus cereus G9842 includes the following:
- a CDS encoding phage tail spike protein produces the protein MSAPSGDLHVVDFKTNQIVSAVQPKDYWDDKRHWEIKNNIDTLEFRVFENTDHAATLVQQNLVLKEVRGGRIVPYVITETEKDSKDRSLMVYASGEWIQLAKAGIIEPQKIESKTLKQCMEIALKGTKWKIGKTEHDGAHSMVIEEFTDPLDLLKKIAASFELEIQYRAEVVGSKIVGRYVDMVQKRGRDTRKEVTFGKDLIGIKRIENSQNICTALLGFVKKENGEFITISSINKGVPYLVDDAAYQRWNENGKHKFAFYTPQTDDQNMSPERLLTLMKTEMSKLVNASVSYGVDAQNIARIPGLSHEEINEGDTIRIIDEGFTPKLYLEARAIAGDESFKDPTQDNYVFGDYREIVDQNDELRRLYQKILSSLYDKVPQELFDQLNNRVKEQNKDIIDAKDKADQAQKESQTAKDLAETTQKYIEQNMVDIIEQPTAPTENLRDGKTLWIDSSDPENKVQKLWKGGQWQRVTPDTGPLKQSIKDVKEDIETAKTELNQKVQEAQGQATGQFNEVKESLQGVSRTISDVQNEQGNINKKVTQIEQNANGFKTSIESLTKKDTEISNKLNTVEQTVEGTKKTISDVQQTTSELKKTTTEIKEEAGKISEKLTSVETKVNNTKIGGRNVVLGTSIPASLIGNNTANQTLSIYNFAGGDSSSIIDKEICVSFDWKVEGTTTPSGTMYMQGSNPWPLIASKITFSPQNLSGKYLGVITISGSAFKAVNMRLDNFTTGAKITVYNFQIEIGNKATDWTPAPEDQVTTDEFTKKTTEIEKSVEGVTSTVSTVQKNQGTMQSTLNKVEQSTNSNSQSITSLSQTQGQQGAIIQQNTSDITQLNNQMKSKVSDTQMQEYVGGLGSTNLLFNAAFEDRVINASTGAVTNTTPSTTKWSIVGTGSGITIVPESARHHEGYNSVKITATGQTSSKWSGIMQRVPAVQNGGDYVFSAWVYVQDKNTLDNGGAIKLQFFNGANAVSTFVQTEFKDLLVNNSWVLVSVKITSPNVAVTHLQGDIWVRQNGTIWVSQPQLQQGSTRSTFMENPKDYANYDQLVGEIAKKVATSDFNNKVTQMETTINQQSNRIDLKAEATNVYTKTEADGTFGSKAIVESHSSQLSVMSNEISTRIKAGEIASAINQTAQAVLIQARKIYLDGYIEAKHLRAQELVGITIKTAPQGSNNNHIRLNAQDMTLYGSGANRAYLGFMETPNGSIQPSLVLGSDNIKYRGTGSFYIYQVMPRINGVDQPSKAYAKFGVSKGENAEGTNIWSNYIQMQNDGGHLSVYSDGQFRFQNLNDIIFESEGWAPGYGYFSVTTTEPHIFNNNKGQFTFKRKGSDYKIHFINGATDHDLIMGNAMIRSSFVQGYNNGLQIKDMMGQGWKDIELRTLRAQENVNANGQMWAKAFNPTSARNMKENIKDIPFSALDKIMNLAIKQYNFKDDMYDLYQMRVNKPEEKTEPYTTKEIETYFGMIADDTDAIFTDKEKRAINLYNTVSIFIAAFQQQYHQFNEELTTVKSENKQLKEQVATLTNDVSTLKELVQKLINVKPEQP
- a CDS encoding phage holin family protein encodes the protein MDRIDVLLKTFIATFGGFCGYFLGGWDATLKVLVIMAAIDYITGVVAAGYNGELKSKVGFKGIAKKVVLFLLVGVATQLDVALGSNSAIREATIFFFMGNELLSLLENAGRMGIPLPQALTNAVEILGGKQKQEEKKGDVQ
- a CDS encoding N-acetylmuramoyl-L-alanine amidase, translated to MEIRKNLVDASKYGTKCPYTMNPEFITVHNTYNDATANNEVAYMIRNDNQVSFHIAVDDKEAIQGIPLERNAWHCGDGGGNGNRKSIGVEICYSLSGGDRYYKAEDNAAIVVAQLMKQYNIPISKVRTHQSWSGKYCPHRMLAEGRWNSFIERVQNAYNGGGNNVPQTPIPPSSSGTGIAYIEGNNVNLRKGPGTGYGVIRQLGKGECYQVWGELNGWLNLGGDQWVYNDSSYIRYTGENAPAPSKPSNDGIGVVTITADVLRVRTGPGTNYGVVKNVYQGEKYQAWGYSDGWYNVGGDQWISGEYVKFEK
- a CDS encoding CsxC family protein — translated: MSEQCPINVPCQVAGQTQTPLSDETATPIVTPGAPIVKIPVVLAERTLQIVVESDISLEPPAVEIKRILKNVFLTQCKLVPVAFVPVPGTPYRRVTRAKLFVQGYIRKNIEYANNECNGVLYDRIANVPFSGFADLTEGDFLSLALVASSSDTTSHFINPKNGDLPRLDKYFFENAVFYNEQPYCELVSAQFFELDFSPCSTELNEPFDTLREKIVLDLTLKVLQVQQVQVAL
- a CDS encoding BC_2427 family protein; this encodes MKNPWIGKGIWDEIYKYKNLNIQDNLHEKRGKKEEVPPELKEEGQASGSQIGPLIRSLVVKTPFSIFSEVTSFKIFPKINVKNQEAFVFRNEKGVEGRELDCKLLNTVQQYHSDSYCKLVSLNLHEKRVHFELYNKKNKGNKEENKVEASSWIPIHSIILESENGEDVNNFITAKLPIEIGRYKGEISLREKVVFKEKVIGIKEVEQEIILTKTEFLIPKVKKNGQNTLKVEKGSLLVEGYIYQCIQYISEQSTLHDNEHQLIQNIVLELIIQVIQEQEVQVRIK
- a CDS encoding RNaseH domain-containing protein; protein product: MISTPEFASNNKKIRFVKLKMQQATTGMKWIKIFRNLKDDFQIGGDLDLDHILQYPKDYIVGENKRVLFPYNERIYKVQGTKIEPGIKVKEREYLFKEFQRKFSYFTILPECKKVATNNKNELFPLFAPKGLETLTLEVWSENIALEIEQALLDSEIVLTKIGENSYVLNTDFPVLLKIVRYNIEKVLQNPYKMQYCQKYKTNLVDDVTKAVYATAGERSDATLALIAMKNCDGREKIDPKQIIREGFARTNRISTFINLFIGQSVSRKTIVNSVFSLLEQKGFLKRSWNKINLPCTYVNLSIERISKFDFLPILSKIKGKEILYKLYGNTEWQKIDYVLLNINKHNAFLSQPSKRNDMGALFKQYVFETLMEIVQYAKEQNEQVYFIVDANLRKYWIKELQNKEINTDILPDIVPEVLKVPNLNIIRINTGFDVPSYGVIECDDALDRIGLYADQKGMYYSTGEYSLNCSEVFQRYIIEILPLGVKPVERDYIAKMIHYMCCNSSMLSKKNVHMTYSVHMEKVIKSYITDIDAREFKEFDDELDVDVVKVEKKDSIILL
- a CDS encoding DUF3959 family protein, giving the protein MKKLDVLLMLLSVLFPIAGLTKQIPLEQSVYIGGLLFFTSFGSYFAKKMYSRICSWIAYAPFITLLLVIWHQDITTSSIIANAKIAACVALIPCLFRFRTYGLTLGLFSLWAALLWDIKEVQSLVILERMTSLMTSHYVYILILIGGLVLGGLLAMFIHRKEKDNNKENINLLGPKKKRKRLSFKIRLPRLPKLKMKLFKFGGKESKSKIPEKIHEHKYEEPVATYKMTEKIDPYKENEVQGQTRMERRRNRFNA
- a CDS encoding DUF3995 domain-containing protein; the encoded protein is MLIITYISACILFLVSFLYVYWGFGGNWGTNSVIPTKSGEKAFTPRAGMTLFIALLLSMAAIILLQQANIVHFAVPNVIIQVGSWICMIVFSIRVIGEFNYFGIFKRQKDTHFARMDTGLYIPLCAFLSLSFLLVIIL